The following proteins are encoded in a genomic region of Rhodoferax aquaticus:
- a CDS encoding pyrimidine/purine nucleoside phosphorylase has protein sequence MSTTHIDGVTVATQANVYFDGKCVSHGITFPDGTKKSVGVVLPATLTFNTGAPEIMECVAGSCEYKLDGSDTWERSAAGHRFSVPGQSKFDIRVTEAYHYICHFG, from the coding sequence ATGAGCACTACCCACATTGACGGCGTGACCGTCGCCACCCAAGCCAACGTGTATTTCGACGGAAAGTGCGTGAGCCACGGAATCACCTTTCCCGATGGCACCAAAAAATCGGTGGGTGTGGTGTTGCCAGCGACCTTGACATTCAACACGGGCGCCCCCGAAATCATGGAATGCGTGGCAGGAAGCTGCGAGTACAAACTAGATGGCAGCGACACATGGGAGCGTTCCGCAGCAGGACACCGCTTTAGCGTGCCCGGCCAATCCAAGTTTGACATCCGCGTGACCGAGGCGTACCACTACATCTGCCATTTCGGCTGA
- a CDS encoding ArsC family reductase → MTSSSSTSPARVFGIPNCDTVKKARTWLTDHGIAYEFHDFKKLGVPAPELEQWLAAVGWEKLLNRQGTTWRKLDAGVQASVVDAQTAAAVMVSTPSVIKRPVVMWADRSITVGFKPESFALQLP, encoded by the coding sequence ATGACTTCTTCCTCTAGCACCTCACCCGCACGCGTGTTTGGCATCCCGAACTGCGACACCGTCAAAAAAGCCCGCACTTGGCTGACCGACCACGGCATCGCCTATGAGTTTCATGATTTCAAGAAACTAGGCGTCCCAGCACCTGAATTGGAACAGTGGCTTGCCGCTGTGGGATGGGAAAAGCTGCTCAACCGCCAAGGTACCACGTGGCGCAAGCTAGATGCCGGCGTGCAAGCCAGCGTGGTAGATGCCCAAACCGCCGCCGCGGTGATGGTGTCCACCCCCAGCGTTATCAAGCGCCCGGTGGTTATGTGGGCTGACCGCTCTATTACCGTGGGATTTAAGCCAGAAAGCTTCGCATTGCAGCTGCCCTAA
- the folC gene encoding bifunctional tetrahydrofolate synthase/dihydrofolate synthase → MKTQPSTLNEWLAHCEHLHPTTIDMGLDRIRAVAQRMQLRFDCPVITVAGTNGKGSTCAMLESILGQAGYRTGVFTSPHLVHFEERLRLLGQAVNATDLIAGFASVESARCQNGLEISLTYFEFTTLAILETMRHSKLDVAILEVGLGGRLDAVNIIDADCAVITSIDLDHMELLGPDRESIGREKAGIMRTGRPVVVSDPLPPQSVLDHALEIGADLWRVGRDFNVSGDKQQWGWAGRGRRYSGLAYPALRGANQLVNAAGVLAALAAVRERLPITAQAVRSGFAFVELPGRFQIIPGQPTLVLDVAHNPHSVAALAANLDAMGYFPTTHAVFGAMADKDLAPMLAKVNPLIDRWYFTDLPTGRAATAQSLMAQWQAQNTRKDASGACFESPAAALQAAIAAADPTDRIVVFGSFYTVGGVLQEGIPRLHAKHLNS, encoded by the coding sequence ATGAAAACCCAACCCTCCACATTGAACGAGTGGCTCGCGCACTGCGAGCATTTGCATCCCACCACCATCGACATGGGCTTGGACCGGATACGCGCCGTAGCGCAGCGCATGCAGCTGCGCTTTGATTGCCCGGTGATCACCGTGGCAGGGACCAATGGCAAAGGTTCCACCTGTGCCATGTTGGAATCCATCTTGGGGCAAGCGGGATACCGCACTGGGGTGTTCACCTCGCCGCACTTGGTGCACTTTGAAGAGCGCTTGCGCTTGCTAGGTCAGGCAGTAAACGCTACTGATTTGATAGCGGGCTTTGCAAGCGTGGAGAGCGCCAGGTGCCAAAATGGCCTTGAAATATCGCTGACCTACTTTGAATTCACCACCTTGGCGATTTTGGAGACGATGCGCCATAGCAAGTTGGACGTGGCCATTTTGGAAGTGGGCTTAGGCGGGCGGTTGGACGCGGTCAACATTATTGACGCCGATTGCGCAGTGATCACCAGCATCGACTTGGACCACATGGAGTTGCTGGGCCCTGACCGTGAATCCATCGGCCGCGAGAAAGCCGGCATCATGCGCACGGGCCGCCCGGTGGTCGTGAGCGATCCGCTACCTCCACAGAGCGTGCTGGACCATGCGTTGGAAATTGGCGCTGATCTCTGGCGCGTGGGGCGCGACTTCAATGTGTCTGGGGACAAGCAGCAATGGGGCTGGGCAGGAAGAGGGCGCAGATACAGTGGTCTCGCCTATCCGGCACTGCGAGGAGCCAACCAGCTAGTCAATGCGGCAGGAGTGCTGGCAGCCTTAGCTGCTGTACGGGAGCGTTTGCCGATCACAGCGCAAGCCGTGCGCAGCGGTTTTGCCTTTGTAGAGCTGCCTGGGCGCTTTCAGATCATCCCTGGGCAGCCCACTTTGGTGCTGGATGTGGCGCACAACCCCCATTCCGTGGCCGCCTTGGCTGCCAATTTAGATGCCATGGGCTACTTTCCCACCACGCACGCCGTGTTTGGCGCCATGGCCGATAAAGACTTGGCGCCCATGTTGGCCAAGGTCAATCCACTGATAGACCGCTGGTACTTTACCGACTTGCCCACGGGCCGAGCCGCCACGGCGCAAAGCTTGATGGCCCAGTGGCAGGCACAAAACACCCGTAAAGACGCCAGTGGTGCATGTTTCGAGAGCCCGGCGGCAGCATTGCAGGCCGCCATTGCCGCGGCAGACCCCACTGATAGAATCGTCGTTTTCGGGTCCTTCTACACCGTTGGAGGTGTTTTGCAAGAGGGCATCCCCCGGCTGCACGCAAAACATCTGAACTCCTGA
- a CDS encoding SPOR domain-containing protein, with protein sequence MAFFKFRNGGDEQASPPPTTESVEAMRKRARHRLIGAAVLVLAGVLGFPLLFDNQPRPMAVDIPIEIPDKAKVKPLAVTPPAAATPVSSGSVETVVTAAPVVPASKATDKPSEKPPEKTPVVADTKPSAPPVDPKPTAPAAAPASKPADAGLPRVDDGAKARALLEGKEPEKKTEDVLGRFVVQVGAYSDVLKAREARVKLEKAGLKTYTQVVEPKEGKRIRVRVGPFESKAEAEKAAEKIKKLDLPASVLEL encoded by the coding sequence ATGGCCTTTTTTAAGTTTCGCAATGGTGGCGATGAGCAAGCGTCCCCCCCTCCCACGACTGAAAGCGTAGAGGCCATGCGCAAGCGGGCTCGGCACCGTTTGATTGGAGCCGCCGTGCTCGTGCTGGCTGGGGTCTTGGGTTTTCCTCTGCTGTTTGACAACCAACCGCGTCCCATGGCGGTGGATATTCCGATCGAAATTCCTGACAAGGCCAAGGTAAAGCCGCTCGCGGTGACCCCTCCGGCGGCAGCCACACCTGTCAGCTCAGGCAGCGTGGAAACAGTGGTTACCGCTGCTCCGGTTGTGCCGGCAAGCAAGGCGACCGACAAACCCAGTGAGAAGCCGCCAGAAAAAACGCCAGTTGTCGCTGATACCAAGCCATCTGCGCCCCCCGTGGACCCCAAACCAACGGCCCCCGCAGCTGCCCCCGCCAGTAAACCAGCAGATGCTGGCTTACCTCGGGTGGACGACGGCGCTAAAGCCCGTGCCCTGCTAGAGGGTAAAGAACCTGAGAAGAAGACCGAGGATGTGCTAGGTCGGTTCGTGGTGCAAGTCGGCGCGTACTCTGATGTGCTCAAGGCCCGCGAGGCCCGCGTGAAGCTTGAGAAAGCGGGCCTCAAGACCTATACCCAAGTGGTAGAACCTAAGGAAGGCAAGCGGATTCGTGTGCGTGTGGGCCCGTTCGAGTCCAAAGCGGAGGCTGAAAAAGCAGCGGAAAAGATCAAGAAGCTGGATCTGCCTGCTTCTGTTTTGGAGCTGTAA
- a CDS encoding CvpA family protein: MPTLDWVFVGILCGSMLVGAWRGLVYEVLSVLSWLAAFVLAQWFAPLAATWLPLSGAAEPVRYAAGFVLVFVVSIFVGSFLAFLIKKLVSAIGLRPADRLLGAGFGLVRGVVLLLAVTVVVGMTPLKSGQWWQEALGPRVAQTVLSVLKPVLPEDFGKYLP; the protein is encoded by the coding sequence ATGCCAACCTTAGATTGGGTGTTTGTTGGGATTCTGTGCGGCTCCATGCTGGTCGGGGCTTGGCGTGGGCTGGTTTATGAAGTTCTTTCGGTGCTCAGCTGGCTTGCTGCTTTTGTCTTGGCGCAATGGTTTGCCCCGCTTGCAGCAACATGGTTACCACTTTCCGGCGCGGCTGAGCCGGTGCGCTATGCCGCTGGCTTTGTGCTTGTGTTTGTGGTCTCTATATTTGTGGGCAGTTTTCTCGCTTTTTTGATTAAGAAACTGGTGTCAGCTATCGGTTTACGGCCTGCAGACCGCTTGTTAGGCGCAGGTTTTGGCTTGGTGCGCGGGGTCGTCTTGTTACTGGCGGTTACCGTGGTGGTCGGTATGACGCCTTTGAAAAGTGGGCAGTGGTGGCAAGAAGCCTTGGGCCCGAGGGTGGCGCAGACTGTGCTGTCCGTACTAAAGCCAGTACTGCCAGAAGATTTTGGAAAATACTTACCTTGA
- the purF gene encoding amidophosphoribosyltransferase, with amino-acid sequence MCGIVGVVSKTPVNQLIYDALLLLQHRGQDASGIVTQQERKFFMHKAKGMVKDVFRTRDMRSLPGNCGLGQVRYPTAGNAFSEEEAQPFYVNAPFGIVLVHNGNLTNAKALKSELFSADHRHINTESDSEVLLNVLAHEIEKTTRGLPLQAADLFAAVGNVHKRVKGSYAVIALIAGHGMLAFRDPFGIRPLCMGRNEESVVLASESVALEGTSHQFERNIEPGEAVFIDLEGHVHSHQCAQAPKLNPCIFEYVYLARPDSVMDGISVYQARLNLGESLAKRVISTVPPNEIDVVIPIPESSRPSAAQLAQLLGLPYREGFVKNRYVGRTFIMPGQAVRKKSVRQKLNVIASEFKGRNVLLVDDSIVRGTTSREIVQMARDAGARKVYLASAAPPVRYPNVYGIDMPTSDELVAHNRTVEQIREIIGCDALIYQDVDGMKKAIGTLNAKIAGFDASCFDGVYVTGDITADDIARLSASRVGGDESQEDRSRLALPNSAD; translated from the coding sequence ATGTGTGGAATCGTTGGTGTAGTTAGTAAAACCCCCGTCAACCAGCTGATCTACGACGCTTTGCTTTTGTTGCAGCATCGCGGCCAAGACGCTTCCGGCATCGTGACGCAGCAAGAACGCAAGTTCTTCATGCACAAGGCCAAGGGCATGGTGAAAGATGTGTTTCGCACGCGCGATATGCGCTCCTTGCCTGGCAACTGCGGCTTGGGGCAAGTGCGTTATCCCACGGCTGGCAATGCCTTTAGCGAAGAAGAGGCACAACCCTTCTACGTGAATGCACCGTTTGGCATTGTCTTGGTGCATAACGGAAACTTGACCAATGCCAAGGCGCTGAAGAGTGAGTTGTTCTCCGCCGACCATCGCCACATCAACACCGAGAGTGATTCCGAGGTTTTGCTCAACGTGCTCGCCCACGAAATCGAAAAAACCACGCGTGGCTTACCTTTGCAGGCCGCTGACTTGTTTGCGGCGGTGGGCAATGTTCATAAACGCGTCAAGGGCTCTTACGCTGTGATTGCCTTGATTGCCGGGCACGGCATGCTGGCGTTTCGTGATCCCTTTGGCATTCGCCCACTGTGCATGGGCCGCAACGAAGAGAGCGTAGTGTTGGCCAGCGAGTCTGTCGCACTGGAAGGTACGTCGCATCAGTTTGAACGCAATATCGAGCCTGGTGAGGCAGTGTTCATTGACTTGGAAGGGCACGTGCATTCGCATCAGTGCGCCCAAGCGCCAAAGCTGAATCCGTGCATTTTCGAGTACGTGTACTTGGCGCGTCCTGACTCGGTAATGGATGGCATCTCTGTCTACCAAGCGCGTTTGAACTTGGGCGAGTCTTTGGCCAAGCGCGTGATCTCGACCGTGCCACCCAACGAAATCGATGTGGTGATCCCCATTCCAGAGTCCAGCCGTCCGAGTGCTGCGCAACTTGCCCAGTTGCTGGGCTTGCCCTACCGTGAAGGCTTTGTGAAAAACCGCTACGTAGGTCGAACCTTCATCATGCCTGGTCAAGCGGTACGCAAAAAGTCTGTGCGCCAAAAGCTCAACGTCATTGCCAGCGAATTCAAGGGCCGCAATGTGTTGTTGGTCGATGATTCCATTGTGCGCGGCACCACGAGCCGCGAAATTGTGCAAATGGCCCGTGATGCAGGAGCCCGCAAGGTCTATCTCGCGAGCGCCGCACCTCCTGTTCGCTACCCTAACGTGTATGGCATTGATATGCCGACCAGTGATGAACTGGTTGCGCATAACCGGACCGTGGAGCAGATTCGCGAAATCATTGGCTGTGATGCCTTGATTTACCAAGACGTGGATGGCATGAAAAAAGCCATAGGTACGCTCAATGCCAAGATTGCCGGATTCGACGCCTCTTGTTTTGATGGGGTGTATGTCACCGGTGACATTACCGCTGACGACATCGCTCGACTCAGCGCAAGCCGGGTAGGTGGCGACGAGAGCCAAGAAGACCGCTCGCGCCTAGCCTTGCCAAATAGCGCAGATTAA
- a CDS encoding O-succinylhomoserine sulfhydrylase: protein MTIENLKPEEARTLHRDTLAVRLAMEPSQYGENSEALFLTSGYVQSSAASSAARFAMEEEGFTYSRVGNPTVSSMEMRLAALEGTQAAVATSTGMAAILLLGMGLLRAGDHVVCSRSVFGSVIPLFSREFAKFGVETTFVAQTDVAAWKAAVQPNTKLLFAETPTNPLTEVCDIQALADIAHGAGAFLAVDNCFATPVLQRPVELGADFIIHSGTKFLDGQGRVMAGAICCTQKHRDEVFLPILRTAGMVLAPFNAWVILKGMETLALRVKAQSENALALAKWLEAQPQVARVFYPGLASHPQHALAMRQQGGCGGSVLSFEVRASDPEQARKRAFHVLDSMQLLSLCTNLGDTKTLLSHPASTSHGRLSEDQRLAAGISQGLIRVSVGLENIHDISADLSRGLNTL, encoded by the coding sequence ATGACGATTGAAAACTTAAAGCCGGAAGAGGCTCGCACCCTGCACCGAGACACGTTGGCTGTGCGTCTCGCTATGGAGCCTAGCCAATACGGCGAGAACTCTGAAGCACTGTTTTTGACCAGTGGCTATGTGCAGAGCAGTGCAGCGTCTTCCGCTGCGCGGTTCGCGATGGAAGAAGAGGGATTCACCTACTCACGCGTTGGCAACCCTACGGTGTCGAGTATGGAGATGCGACTCGCCGCGCTGGAAGGTACACAAGCAGCGGTTGCCACTTCTACCGGCATGGCCGCCATTTTGTTATTGGGCATGGGGCTTTTGCGTGCCGGTGACCATGTGGTGTGTTCACGGTCGGTGTTTGGTTCGGTCATCCCATTGTTTAGCCGTGAGTTTGCGAAGTTTGGTGTTGAAACCACGTTTGTGGCTCAAACCGATGTGGCCGCCTGGAAGGCTGCCGTACAGCCCAATACCAAGTTACTGTTTGCCGAAACACCTACGAACCCCTTGACCGAAGTCTGCGATATCCAGGCGCTGGCGGATATTGCCCATGGGGCAGGGGCTTTCTTAGCCGTTGACAACTGTTTTGCCACACCCGTATTGCAACGGCCTGTGGAGTTAGGCGCTGACTTCATCATCCATTCCGGCACCAAGTTTTTGGATGGGCAAGGGCGCGTAATGGCGGGTGCGATTTGTTGCACCCAAAAGCACCGTGACGAAGTGTTCTTGCCGATCCTGCGGACAGCGGGCATGGTGTTGGCTCCGTTCAATGCATGGGTCATTCTTAAAGGGATGGAAACTTTGGCGCTGCGGGTTAAGGCCCAGTCAGAGAATGCACTTGCGCTCGCCAAATGGCTGGAGGCGCAACCCCAGGTGGCTCGGGTGTTTTATCCGGGCTTGGCATCCCATCCTCAGCACGCTTTGGCCATGCGCCAGCAAGGCGGCTGTGGCGGTTCCGTGCTCTCATTTGAGGTGCGCGCGAGCGACCCCGAACAAGCGCGTAAGCGCGCTTTTCATGTGCTCGATAGCATGCAATTGCTCTCGCTGTGCACAAACCTGGGTGACACCAAGACCTTGCTTTCTCACCCAGCAAGCACCTCGCACGGACGCCTAAGTGAGGACCAACGCCTAGCCGCTGGAATTAGTCAAGGCTTAATCCGCGTCTCGGTAGGCCTAGAAAACATTCACGACATTAGCGCGGACCTGTCGCGCGGACTCAACACACTTTGA
- the gltX gene encoding glutamate--tRNA ligase: MTKTRTRFAPSPTGFIHLGNIRSALYPWAFARATGGDFILRIEDTDVERSSQAAVDVIIEGMAWLGLSHDEGPFYQMQRMERYKEVLADMLTKGLVYPCYMSVADLDALRERQMAAKEKPRYDGTWRPEPGKTLPPVPEGVQPVLRFKNPPTGSVVWEDKVKGRVEISNDELDDLVIARPAPAGELVGTPTYNFCVVVDDMDMEITHVIRGDDHVNNTPRQINIFYALGKTPPVYAHLPTVLNEQGEKMSKRNGAKPVTAYAAEGYLPDAMVNYLARLGWSHGDDEIFSRAQFLEWFNLDHLGRSAAQFDEAKLRWVNAQHLKALDGATLAPLVNAHLQQKGIESDGRLARLCDLLKDRCDTTVALADWVARFYADVSPSADDIALHVTDAVKPALALLGEKLKTCAWDKASINATIKEVLAAHGLKMPQLAMPVRVLLLGTAQTPSLDAVLELFDREKVFERFAKV, encoded by the coding sequence ATGACAAAAACTCGTACCCGCTTTGCACCATCGCCAACAGGTTTTATTCACCTTGGCAACATCCGATCGGCTTTGTACCCATGGGCGTTCGCCCGCGCGACAGGTGGCGACTTCATTCTTCGTATTGAAGATACCGATGTGGAGCGTTCCTCTCAGGCGGCGGTAGACGTCATCATTGAAGGCATGGCTTGGCTTGGTTTAAGCCACGACGAAGGCCCGTTCTACCAAATGCAGCGCATGGAGCGCTACAAGGAAGTATTGGCTGACATGCTGACCAAAGGCTTGGTTTACCCCTGCTATATGAGTGTTGCCGACCTAGACGCTCTACGCGAGCGCCAAATGGCCGCCAAAGAAAAGCCACGCTATGACGGCACTTGGCGCCCCGAACCCGGCAAGACTTTGCCACCTGTACCCGAAGGCGTGCAACCTGTGTTGCGCTTCAAGAATCCACCGACTGGTTCTGTGGTGTGGGAAGACAAAGTCAAAGGCCGCGTAGAAATCAGCAACGATGAGTTAGATGATTTGGTGATTGCACGCCCAGCACCTGCAGGTGAGTTGGTAGGTACGCCCACCTACAATTTCTGCGTGGTGGTCGACGACATGGATATGGAGATCACTCACGTCATTCGCGGGGATGACCATGTCAACAACACCCCGCGTCAAATCAACATCTTCTATGCCTTGGGCAAAACACCTCCGGTGTACGCCCACTTGCCTACCGTCTTGAATGAGCAAGGCGAGAAGATGAGCAAACGCAATGGCGCTAAACCTGTCACCGCCTACGCAGCAGAAGGCTACTTGCCCGACGCCATGGTGAATTACTTGGCACGCTTGGGCTGGAGCCACGGCGATGACGAGATTTTTAGCCGCGCCCAATTTCTGGAGTGGTTCAATTTAGACCACCTCGGACGTAGTGCCGCCCAGTTCGATGAAGCCAAGCTGCGTTGGGTCAATGCCCAGCATTTGAAAGCGCTTGATGGCGCAACGCTAGCGCCTTTGGTCAACGCGCACTTGCAGCAAAAAGGAATCGAATCTGACGGGCGCTTGGCGCGCCTGTGTGATTTGCTCAAAGACCGTTGCGACACGACGGTGGCGTTGGCGGATTGGGTGGCACGGTTCTACGCAGATGTTTCGCCTAGCGCGGACGATATTGCGTTGCATGTCACAGACGCGGTCAAACCTGCGTTGGCGCTATTGGGTGAGAAGCTCAAAACTTGTGCGTGGGACAAAGCCAGCATCAACGCCACTATTAAGGAAGTACTGGCTGCCCACGGCTTGAAGATGCCTCAGCTGGCAATGCCTGTACGCGTGTTGTTGTTGGGTACCGCACAGACTCCATCCTTGGATGCCGTGCTTGAATTGTTCGATCGTGAAAAAGTTTTTGAAAGATTTGCCAAAGTCTGA
- a CDS encoding DMT family transporter, translating into MSFQPNASGHSSALAVLACLVACICYGLAASASKVYLNGVPSLVSATGSQFGAALLLLPISIYLWPEQAVSARAWLAAVALGVLCSGLAYMLYFRIIERAGPARALSVTFAIPVFAILYGVTLLGETLTSQMALSGIVIVVGTALSTGLLNRQTSTAQAKD; encoded by the coding sequence GTGAGTTTTCAACCGAATGCCTCTGGTCACTCCAGCGCCTTGGCGGTGCTTGCCTGCTTGGTGGCCTGCATTTGCTATGGGCTAGCCGCCAGCGCCAGCAAGGTTTACCTCAATGGGGTTCCATCCTTGGTATCAGCCACGGGTAGTCAGTTTGGCGCAGCCCTTTTGCTGTTACCCATCTCTATCTACCTGTGGCCAGAGCAAGCAGTTAGCGCTCGCGCTTGGTTGGCGGCGGTCGCACTCGGTGTGCTGTGCTCAGGACTTGCCTACATGTTGTATTTTCGAATTATTGAGCGGGCAGGCCCAGCACGGGCGCTATCAGTCACATTTGCCATTCCTGTCTTCGCCATCCTGTATGGAGTAACCCTGCTGGGTGAAACCCTCACCTCCCAAATGGCACTATCCGGGATCGTGATTGTGGTGGGAACAGCACTATCGACTGGCTTGTTAAACAGACAAACAAGCACCGCGCAAGCTAAAGACTAA
- a CDS encoding methylated-DNA--[protein]-cysteine S-methyltransferase, which translates to MKHSPNTLRSRYHSRLGSMTLAASNSQLVGVWFDGQKHQPDPGAWPTSSSDPILQACAEQLDEYFGGARSRFDLPLQLDLGTAFQQQVWRALLSIPSGTTVSYRKLSQGIGKPLAVRAVASAVGRNPFSILVPCHRVLGSDGSLTGYAGGLDRKRELLLHEDALKQ; encoded by the coding sequence ATGAAGCACTCTCCCAACACCCTACGTAGCCGGTACCACAGCCGCCTGGGCTCGATGACATTGGCTGCATCAAATAGCCAATTGGTGGGTGTTTGGTTTGACGGACAAAAACACCAACCTGACCCCGGTGCTTGGCCGACATCGAGCAGCGATCCGATTTTGCAAGCGTGTGCCGAGCAACTGGATGAGTACTTTGGGGGAGCGAGGTCAAGATTTGATCTGCCACTTCAACTAGATCTCGGTACAGCGTTTCAGCAGCAAGTGTGGCGCGCACTGTTATCCATTCCTTCTGGTACGACCGTGAGTTACAGGAAGTTAAGCCAAGGCATTGGCAAGCCTTTGGCCGTTCGAGCTGTGGCCTCCGCAGTCGGCCGAAATCCATTCAGCATTTTGGTGCCGTGCCATAGGGTGCTTGGCAGCGACGGGAGCCTCACCGGCTATGCGGGTGGTCTAGACCGTAAGCGCGAACTCTTACTGCACGAAGACGCCTTGAAGCAGTAA